CGCCGCACTATGAGTCAAACAGAACTACGTCCGTTAAGAGAACCGAGCAATCGCCCCCCTGTTCAGCGCAAACCTGCAAACAACTGGCTTCAGGTGGCTGGGATTCTGCCGATTCTAATTCTGATTTGCATTCTGTTTTCGGTGCTGACTCCCAACTTTCCCACGGCGGGAAACGCTGTGAACATTCTCCGGCAAGCATCAATCAACATTGTGCTAGCAACGGGAATGACCTTTGTGATTCTGACTGGAGGGATTGACCTTTCGGTGGGATCAATTTTGGGGGTGTCTGCGGTTGTTGGAGTGCTGGTTTCGCTTTCAAGCGCATTGGGTTGGTTTGCGATTCCAGCCGCATTGTTAACTGGCTTAGCGATCGGGTTGATCAATGGCGCGCTGATTGCTTTTCTCGACTTACCTCCGTTCATTGTGACTTTGGGCGGCTTAACTGCGCTACGAGGAGCTGCTTACCTCGTAGCAAACGGTACGACTGTCTTGAACCGCAATCTAAACTTTGCTTGGGTTGGCAATAACTATCTCGGCCCCTTTCCCTGGTTAGTTGTGATTGCGCTGTTGACTGTTTTAGCAAGCTGGTTTGTGCTGCGTCGGACGATTCTAGGCGTGCAGATTTATGCAGTGGGAGGAAACCAACGTGCAGCGCGACTTACCGGAATCAAAGTCAGTCGGATTCTCTTGTTTGTGTATGGTGTGAGTGGATTGTTAGCAGGGTTGGCAGGCATCATGAGTTCCAGCCGCCTGTATAGTGCGACTGGACTGTTGGGGAATGGGTATGAATTGGATGCGATCGCGGCTGTGATTCTCGGCGGCACAAGCTTCACGGGTGGGATTGGAACCATGCCCGGAACCTTGCTGGGTGCGTTGATCATTGCGGTACTGAACAACGGTTTGACGCTGCTGAATATGTCTTACTTCTGGCAGTTAGTCGTTAAAGGTTTAGTGATCATCGTGGCAGTCACGATTGACCGACTCCGCCGCCGTTCCTCACGCTAGAACCAATCGGAGATTGCATCGGTCGATTTTACCAAGTGCATTCCAGCAGCAGCAAAGCGATCGTAAGCGCGATCGGCTTGCTCGGTATAATCGACCACGCCCGGAACCACAACCGCAGAAGTGCAATCTTCGAGCAGGTAGACTTTCTTGGTTAGGCTAGGGTCATAGGCTTGGATTTCGGTGAGTAAGTCGTCGATCGTCCAAGCCACACAATGGCTCTTTGCCTGACCTGCAATGATCACCGCATCAAACTTGAGTAACTTATCAATCAACTGACTATTTTTCTGTGCCAATAGTTCACCGCCAACTGTCGTTAGAACCTCCGGACTCAGCACCGAATAGTTTTCGGTGAGCGGGTGACTGCCTTTGATTTCAAAGCTGGTCTGACTCTTACGGGTAATGCAATGAAAGAAGAAAGCTTCCTCAACTGCTGACACTAACGCATGACCGATTCCACCCAACATTGAGTGATAAGGCCACACCGTTAATGGATACTTGCCTTCGTCGGTTAGCTGTTTCGTGTAGTGGAGCGCGTGACTGTTGAGGGTGTTGTAATCGGTTTTTAAGCTGGGCGCGATCGCTGGATTGACTCTCCACACGCCTTTCTGCACATCTTCATATGAAATTAGGGTTGCTGCGGGAGTGGGATGCTCTCTGGCTTCGTTGATCCAGAAAATCGGATGAAAGATTTGCATTGCTGTATGCGTGTCCATTGTTGGAGCAATTTCGGTAATGCTACCTAAATTGCAGTAAACGAACTCACACAGTCGCACATTATCTTCAACGGCTCCAGTTCCCGATCGACCCCCAACAAACAGTTCAAAATCGGGAATACAAAACGTATTTTGCACATCGATTGCTAGCAAACAAACCCGAATTCGATCGTCACTTGCAGGCGGAATGTTGTGTTCTTTCGCCCATTGTTCCGCTTCAATTGCTCGTTGCTGATACGGAACACGCCAAACAGATCCGACTGAAGCACGATCGAAAAACTCAGGAATCATACGATAAGCTCAACTCGTTGCCCTCGATCGTATCAAATGGTTCATCGATCGACAGTACAACTGGAGCATTGAAGCTACGATCGACCACCGTTGTTGGCAATTCTTGATGATATGCGCCAGATGGCAGCACACCACAGCCGCCATACTTTGCCATTACTCGCTGTTGAGTAAAAACATCCTCGCCACAGTGATTCTCAGGAAGCTTTGTCCAGAAGTTGAAACCGCCGACCTCTCGAAGCTTTTGAGTGTTATACATCACGCAGCCTCCAATCCAAGCAACCTTGTATTTTCGAGGTTGGTCTGGAGTAATGTTGTGCGATCGCTGAATATGATACAGGTTTGCTGCATTGTGTAACTTCCAACGTTCCCATTCTGGCATTCCCGGCTGGAGCTTTTCGGGCTGCACTGGACTATCCCAAAATTCGATCGCTTGTTGGTGCGGTCGAACATCTTGAATAAAGCTGAGTCCGATCAATCCGCTGCCGACAAAACCACAGTTCTCCTCTTCGATCGCATTAACGAATTGTTCCAGGACAAATGGTTCTAGGATGATGTCATCATCAATGAACAGAACATAAGGAGCAGTTGCTTGATCCAGCAAGAACTGTCTTTGTTCTGCCATGCCGCGACGGGGTAAGTGATGGTGGATTTGAACTTTGTGATTGTGCGATCGTAGAACTCGAACTGGCGTTTGGACTATGTTGGAAGCAATTTCGTTTGGATCTTCAGTTTGATCTGAAATGATTACATTAAAATCTTGAAAGGTCTGAGCAATCAGGCTGGCCAATGTAACAGCTAATGCTGAAGCGCGATTGTAGGTTGGGATTAAGATATCAACTTTAGACATATCGATTGGAAAAGGGTGTAAATCAGTCACACCCTCAACATTGGGTTTTACAGAATTGGGTTTTACAAAGCAGTCATGACGCGAACTAGCTCATCTGACATATCGACAGATGCAATACTAGAATGCTGGAACAGAACACCTGCAAGAAAATAGATGTTGTCCGAATAGAATGCTTGCCCGTTTTCCCGTAGCTTTTCAATCCAATTTCTCACCTTCGGTTCAGAGCTATAGCAACCAAACTGCAACGGTGTCACCATAAAATCTGCAACCGTGTATCCTTGCTCGGCAGCACATTTGAAAGTTCCTAATGGGTTCGAGTAGCTTGAGATCAAGACCATCACGTTCGCATAGTCCAGGGTCAGCAATCGATTCGTTAACGTGGCTCCATCTATGCCGCCATGCAGGAGCGGCATCCGAATCTGATTGTCCGGCGCGGGAATGTAAGGCGGATTCGCGATCAAACAATCTGCATCAGTTGGTGCAGCATCAAAGAATGACTTATTGTGCAAGACATATCGATCGTGCAAATTACACTGATTGATTCTCGATTTTGCCACACCATAAGCAGATGGATTCAGTTCAAACCCATGAATCACATCATTACAGCGCGATCGCACCAAAGAATTGATTACCGGGCTACCATCCCCAGAACCAAATTCAACAATCAACCGTGAATCATCGCACTGCGAAAAAACTAACCGTTCTAAACAATGCGAATAGAAATGTGATTCTTCAGGGCAGAAAAATACTTCGGTTTCAGTAGTCTGCGAAATCGGTTTTAATAATGTCCCAGTCAAGGTAATACCCTCATCAATACAAATCACAACACAAATCACAACAAACAAATAAGGGCGGACAACCCGCCCCCTCACACCTTTAGTCGCTTACTGAGGCACGATCGCAGGCAATGATTCCGTTTCTACTCCACGTCGAATCATGGCAACAATGGCTGCACCTGCACGATCGCCCATGAGTTTCTCTTGGTCATATCCCAACAGAAGCTGCCAAGCTTGCTGCGGATACATATCAACCAAAGGCAACGTCACGTTTTCGATCATCCAGCGTCCGTGCCGCTCGTCTTCTTTGATGTGCAAGTCCCAATACCCCATTGCGCCCTCAGACAGCTCTAGTCTCTGTGCCGCTGCAAGATAGTTGCGGTATGCCGAAGGACCTGCGACCTCAAAGTAAGCGAGTCCGCCGTTATAGCGCAGAAAATGACGCTTACATTCAGTTAGCAGGAAGTTGTGATTTGTCGTTGCCAAAGCTTCCCAGGGCACCAGATCAAAGTATGCTTCTGGCTGAGTGCTGAGACTTAATTCGGTCATCATCTTGGCAAAGAAGGTCGAATGCTTCCGCGATAGGCGACCATTGCCGTATTCTTCAAGCAGCACTTTTGTTAAAGTGGCTTGTACTTCGTTTGCAGCACCACCAAGAATCCGCGATAAACGGCTTGCTTCCACCAATCCATCAAACGAGGTAATGGCTAAAAGATACCGATAGCCTTCAAACGGCATTTCTTTACGCAGGTAAATCGCATCGGCGGATAGCTCCGGATCGAGATCGGCTTGGTAACGATCGAGCAATGCCTGTTTGAGATCAATCGATTGATAGCCTTCAGTATCAATTTGCTTCAGTTCCCAAGCTTGCCAAGCTGCTTCGATTTCGTTGCGAACCTTTTGCAGATAGTGCGATCGCTCATTCGTGTAATGAGTCAGATCGTCATACCAAAATAGGTTCAAACGATTGATTCGATAGAGAACACGCTGCAGGAAAAGATGTGCTGCATCAGAACCCTGCGCTTGATCGTAAGCTTCCTTGAGTGCAAACGTTAGCGCGGTTTCAAAGTAACGAATCTGATCGGCAAGTTCACTCAGGCGCTGATCTAAGTTCTCAGCTTCGATTAGCCCACTGAACGTTTGTTCAGCCTTGTAGTAGGGATTGTTTGTAACAATGGATTCGATCGCCTCTGGCATCAATCGGGTGGGCAGGGGCGCAACTAAACTACCGTGCATTTATCTTTAGTGAGGACGCGATTTTCATTTCTATGCTCGTTTATCGAAACCTAAAGTTGCATCTACCTCAGAGATAAATCGCTCAGTCTTAAGGGATAGTTTTATACTTTTGCAAACGCTGTCCTGGGAAAGCCTAGCTTCTCTAACAGTTCATTCCAAAGCTCGATGCTTAAGCTACCTCCCGATGCCTGATCATGTCCATGCCCATAACTGCCTTCGCCGACTGAAAGGTTTTGACTCCGCAGAAATTCGAGGACATTAGCACTGTTTGATCGTGCTGCAAAGTTCACTCGTCCTGGCATATAGCCTTCGTTTGCCGCAATCACAATCATTTTCGATAAACGACCACGCCAACTCTGAGCAATCAACGGATGAATCTGACACGGCGAATTCATCCGAATTAGAGCCACATTTCCAGAGAATATTGGAGCCGTTTTTCGAGCTTCATCGAGTGCTAATTTGACTTCTTCCCGCGCCGATCGCAGGTGTTGTACATCCGTACTTTCTGAATTGACTAATGCTTTCGGACTGGAATGATTTAATAATGCTCGTGCTGCAACTTCCGGATCATAGTGAGAAGCTCGTCGAGACGCATTGATTAGCGCTGTTGCTTCTTTGAGGTACTTTGCGGTGTACTTTCGTTTTGCTGTCGTTAACAGTTCAAATGGAGCGCGATCGCCTAAGTCGCTCAGTGTTCCAATCGCTGCAATCCAATCGAGATCAGAGATGTCTGCGATCATTTGACACAGTTGCCAAATGATCAGTGAAGTATTCGGAATCGGTTCCCAAGTGTATGCGGTAATTAATGTATCTCCGTCAGGAACACCTTCGGGATGGTGATGATCAATAAAACAAGTCGGAATTCCAGCAATCACAGGCTCAGACCGGCTGCCCAAATCCATCACAAATAGATAAGCCGGATTCGCCGACTGAATGATCGCGCGATTGTTGGGTGTCCAAGCATTGCGCTCTCGATCGGGAATGACTCGATGCACTGAGGCGAATCCGGCTCGCTCGAATGCTCGTTGCCACACGACTCCCGCCGTCACTCCATCGGCATCTGAATCATGAATGGCAACCATTCTAGAGGAGTGAGATATTTGTGAAACAAACCGATCGAAGGCTTGGAGCGCAGCTTCTTGATTCGGAGTACCAACGACAGGATCGAGTGTAAAAGTCATAATTAACCTCAAAAACTCAGCTTTTAACTACACCGAAACAGGTTGCTCCATTAGATCAGAAGGTTCTTCATCCTGTGTCGAGGGCGTGACCGCTTCAATTTGAATTTCCTCCGCTTTCGGCTCCTCTGTTTCAGTGATCACAGGTGGCAGCACATTCAAATCCGAATACAACCATTCATCCTGAAGCTTTTTAATCGCAAATTCTTT
This window of the Cyanobacteria bacterium FACHB-DQ100 genome carries:
- a CDS encoding ribose ABC transporter permease, with the protein product MSQTELRPLREPSNRPPVQRKPANNWLQVAGILPILILICILFSVLTPNFPTAGNAVNILRQASINIVLATGMTFVILTGGIDLSVGSILGVSAVVGVLVSLSSALGWFAIPAALLTGLAIGLINGALIAFLDLPPFIVTLGGLTALRGAAYLVANGTTVLNRNLNFAWVGNNYLGPFPWLVVIALLTVLASWFVLRRTILGVQIYAVGGNQRAARLTGIKVSRILLFVYGVSGLLAGLAGIMSSSRLYSATGLLGNGYELDAIAAVILGGTSFTGGIGTMPGTLLGALIIAVLNNGLTLLNMSYFWQLVVKGLVIIVAVTIDRLRRRSSR
- a CDS encoding isochorismatase, yielding MIPEFFDRASVGSVWRVPYQQRAIEAEQWAKEHNIPPASDDRIRVCLLAIDVQNTFCIPDFELFVGGRSGTGAVEDNVRLCEFVYCNLGSITEIAPTMDTHTAMQIFHPIFWINEAREHPTPAATLISYEDVQKGVWRVNPAIAPSLKTDYNTLNSHALHYTKQLTDEGKYPLTVWPYHSMLGGIGHALVSAVEEAFFFHCITRKSQTSFEIKGSHPLTENYSVLSPEVLTTVGGELLAQKNSQLIDKLLKFDAVIIAGQAKSHCVAWTIDDLLTEIQAYDPSLTKKVYLLEDCTSAVVVPGVVDYTEQADRAYDRFAAAGMHLVKSTDAISDWF
- a CDS encoding iron-containing redox enzyme family protein, with amino-acid sequence MHGSLVAPLPTRLMPEAIESIVTNNPYYKAEQTFSGLIEAENLDQRLSELADQIRYFETALTFALKEAYDQAQGSDAAHLFLQRVLYRINRLNLFWYDDLTHYTNERSHYLQKVRNEIEAAWQAWELKQIDTEGYQSIDLKQALLDRYQADLDPELSADAIYLRKEMPFEGYRYLLAITSFDGLVEASRLSRILGGAANEVQATLTKVLLEEYGNGRLSRKHSTFFAKMMTELSLSTQPEAYFDLVPWEALATTNHNFLLTECKRHFLRYNGGLAYFEVAGPSAYRNYLAAAQRLELSEGAMGYWDLHIKEDERHGRWMIENVTLPLVDMYPQQAWQLLLGYDQEKLMGDRAGAAIVAMIRRGVETESLPAIVPQ
- a CDS encoding DHH family phosphoesterase, with the protein product MTFTLDPVVGTPNQEAALQAFDRFVSQISHSSRMVAIHDSDADGVTAGVVWQRAFERAGFASVHRVIPDRERNAWTPNNRAIIQSANPAYLFVMDLGSRSEPVIAGIPTCFIDHHHPEGVPDGDTLITAYTWEPIPNTSLIIWQLCQMIADISDLDWIAAIGTLSDLGDRAPFELLTTAKRKYTAKYLKEATALINASRRASHYDPEVAARALLNHSSPKALVNSESTDVQHLRSAREEVKLALDEARKTAPIFSGNVALIRMNSPCQIHPLIAQSWRGRLSKMIVIAANEGYMPGRVNFAARSNSANVLEFLRSQNLSVGEGSYGHGHDQASGGSLSIELWNELLEKLGFPRTAFAKV
- a CDS encoding glycosyltransferase family 2 protein, producing MSKVDILIPTYNRASALAVTLASLIAQTFQDFNVIISDQTEDPNEIASNIVQTPVRVLRSHNHKVQIHHHLPRRGMAEQRQFLLDQATAPYVLFIDDDIILEPFVLEQFVNAIEEENCGFVGSGLIGLSFIQDVRPHQQAIEFWDSPVQPEKLQPGMPEWERWKLHNAANLYHIQRSHNITPDQPRKYKVAWIGGCVMYNTQKLREVGGFNFWTKLPENHCGEDVFTQQRVMAKYGGCGVLPSGAYHQELPTTVVDRSFNAPVVLSIDEPFDTIEGNELSLSYDS
- a CDS encoding SAM-dependent methyltransferase, producing the protein MSQTTETEVFFCPEESHFYSHCLERLVFSQCDDSRLIVEFGSGDGSPVINSLVRSRCNDVIHGFELNPSAYGVAKSRINQCNLHDRYVLHNKSFFDAAPTDADCLIANPPYIPAPDNQIRMPLLHGGIDGATLTNRLLTLDYANVMVLISSYSNPLGTFKCAAEQGYTVADFMVTPLQFGCYSSEPKVRNWIEKLRENGQAFYSDNIYFLAGVLFQHSSIASVDMSDELVRVMTAL